The genomic interval TCTTCCAGCCCGACGCGCTTGGCGGTCTCCGCCTTGTTCTTCGCGCGCTCCGTCTTCTTTTCGGTCGCCTTGGCGAGGTCCTTGGTTTCCTTCGGCGTCAGCTTCTGCCCGGCGTCGCGCTTGGCCTGCAACTGCGCGGACATCGCGATGCGCGTCTGCGCCTGATAGATGCTGTACCCGCCGCCGCACAACTGCATCACGGCCATGATCAGCCCGAGCCCGAGCAGAGTCTTCGGCCCCAGCCGGCGGAACAGGAAAGCGACCAGGGCGGCGATGCCATAGGTGTGCAGGATGTCGCCGGGCCAGAGCAGGATGAAGATGTGCACGAGCCCGAACAGGAACAGCACCAGATTGCGCGCATAATAGCTGCGCATCACCGCCCAGTCGCCGAACAGGACATGCAGCGACGTGCGGAACCAGCCGTCCGGTCGCTCCGCCGACGTCTGCAGCGCACCCGCCGCGCGATCCGTCAGGATCACCATGCCGACGCCGAACAGCATTTCCAGCATGCAGCGCGCGGTACCGTTGGCGAATATGTCGCGCATGAACCACGCGACCTGATCCGCCTGGCTCCAGCCGAGATGGCGCGGGTCGTCGAACGACGCCCAGAGCGATCCGCCCATGTCGTTGATGTTCATGAACAGGATGCCGAGGATCGCGATCCCCCGCAGGATATCCAGCCCGGCGACGCGCGGCGCGCCGTCCGGTTCGGTGGCCGTCGTCATCGTCACGTCGTTCATCGCGTATCCCCCCGCAAATCTCGTGATCGAAAGATAATCAAAATCGGTACGACCCCGCAATGGTGGCGATGAATGCCGCGAAAAATAACGTATCCGGCAAGACAATACATATATCGTCACCCCGGACTTGTTTCGGGGCCCACTGTGCCGGCAGCACGCCGACTACATTTCGATAAGTGTCGAAAGCCGCTTGGTGGGCCCCGGAACAAGTCCGGGGTGACGATCGGAGCGCCTCAAACTGCTCCAATTGACCACTGCATCCTAGCGTCGCCAGCAACCGGCGACATGATCGTCCACTATTCCGCACGCCTGCATCCACGCATAGACGATCACCGGCCCGACGAACTTGAATCCGCGCGCCTTCAGGGCCTTGGACATCTCTTCCGACAGTGGCGTCTTGGCCGGCGCATGTAGTCCGTCGCCGCGGATCGGGGCGCCGCCGGCCATGCCCCAGACGAAGGCGGAGAAATCCTCGCCCGCGTCCCGCATCGCGAGATAGGCGCGCGCATTGCCGATCACCGCCTCGATCTTCGCACGGGAACGTATGATACGCGGATCGACCACCAGCCGCGCGACGTCGCTGTCGTCGAACCGTGCGACCTTCTCGGGATCGAAGCCGGCGAACCCCTCGCGAAACGCATCGCGTTTGTTGAGGATGATGCTCCACGACAGCCCGGCCTGGAACCCGTCGAGTTGCAGCTTTTCCCACAGCGCCCGGCTGTCGCGCTCCGGCACGCCCCATTCCTCGTCGTGATAGGCCTGCATCACCGGTGTCGACTCCGCCCAGGGGCAGCGCGTTCGGGTCATGATATTTCCCTCTCCCCGCCGATATGCGGCTCTGGCGGACGGCAAGCCTATAGGGCATTGGCGAGCGCGATGGAGCAGGAAACCACGATCGCCCCGCCGCGGGAGCAGTCCGCCACCGGCTGGCTGAAGCGCGAGGCCGGGCCGGCGATCCTGCTCGCCTGCGCGATGGTGTGCGCGGCCGGCGCGACGGCGTTGGCCTATCGTCCCGGTCTGATGACCTGGGATGCGATCCGCCAATACGATCAGGCGCTGAGCGGCGAGTTCGACGACTGGCATCCGCCGGCGATGGAATGGCTGTGGCGGCAATTCGTGCCGCTCCATGCCGGGCCGGCACCGATGCTGGCGTTGCAACTGGCACTGTTCTGGGGCGGGCTGGCCATGCTCGCGGCCTGGGCCTTGCGACGCGAGCGCCGCGGGCTGGCGGTGGCGCTGGTCGCCTGCGGGATGGTGCCGCTGTGTCTGGCGCTGATGGGCGCGGTGTTGAAGGATTGCTTGATGGCGGGCACGCTGCTCGCCGTCACCGGCCTGCTCGCGTGGCGGATCGAGGCGCGCGGACATCGCGCAGCGATCCTCGCCGGGCTCGCGCTGCTGCTGCTGATCGCCACCGCGACGTTGCGCTTCAACGCCTTCCTCGCCGGGGCTCCCGTGTTCGTCGCGCTGATGCCCGAAGCGGCGCGACGTACGAAGCTTCGCCTGGCCGCCACCTCGCTCGTCGCGACCGCCATCCTGCTGGCCGCCCTGCCCGTCGCCAACCGCCTGATCGGCGCGCGATCGAGCGGCGTGGAGCTGTCGCTGGTGATCTTCGATCTCGGCGGCATCACCGACCATAGCGGCGTGGATGCCTTCCCGGCGCTTCCCGGCATCTCCGATCCCGTCGCGGTAAACCATCGTTGCTACTCTCCGGTGAAATGGGATCCCTATGCCTGGTGGGTCGAAGATCCCTGCCCGATCGGGTTCGAGACTGTCGGTGCGGCGCTGAAGGCGCGCCATATCGGCCCCTACGCCTTCCACGTTCGCGCGATCCTCGCGCATCCGCTCGCCTATGCCGAACACCGGCTGGCGCACTTCAACATCAACACGCGCTTCCTCGTGGCGGACGAAATCGAACGCCCCGTCCAGGTCGAGGGTCCGCCGAACGACTGGGGCTATCACGTCACGCCCAACGCGATCCTGTCGGCGATTGACGCGGCGACGCTGGCCAGCGCGCATACCCCGCTGGGCTGGCCGATCGTGTGGATCGCATTGGCCTTCGGCGTGCTGACGATCGCCTTGGACCTGCCATCGCGGCGCATCGTCGTGCCGGTCGCGCTATCGGCGTTGCTGTACGGGCTCGGCTACGGGGTGTTCAGCGTGGCCGCCGAACTGCGCTATCATCTTTGGACATTGCTCGCGGCGGCGATCGCGGTCGTGATCGCCGGCTCCGACGTGTTCGGTGGCGCCCCAGTGTCGCGCGATCGCCTGGCCCTCGCCGCCGCCCCGGCGATGATCGTCACCATCCTGTGCATCGTCTGGCGGGTGACCTGATCACTCGCCGGGCTGGTTGATCCAGTAATGGTCCTGGACGATCTGCGATTCGACCGGACGGTTGTTCGCGTCGCGTGACGGCTTGAAACGGAAGCGCTGCTCGATCAGCCGGCAGGTCAGCAGATCCAGCTCGCGGCTGCCGCTCGATCGGGTCACCACGCAGTTCGCCGCCCGGCCGGACAGGGTGACGAGGTAGCGCACCGACACCTTCCCGCCGATTCCGGCTTCCGCGATGTCGAACGGCCAGTCGCCACGTCCGATCTCGCCCTTGGTCTGACGCGGCGGGATTTCGCGCCCGCCGTCGCCATCGCCGTCGCCGGATCGGCCGTTGCCGGTGCCATCCCCCTGCCCGCCACTGCCCGTGCCGGGCCCGATCACATTGGCTTTGCCGGCCGTCGCCTGATTGCCCACGCCGGGCTTTTCCGCGACCGGGATAGGCGGCGGCACCGGCGGTGGAATGATCGGCTGCGGCGCGACCACCTCGGTCGCCTTGGATCGCAGATTGGGGGGCGAGGCCGCGCCTTCGGCCTTGCGACTGACGACCTTGTGCGGTTTCAGAATTTCCTTCGGCGGCGGCGGTCGCGGCGGCAGCAAGTTGAACGCCGCGAGGCTGTCGCGCGCGACCTGCGGGAAATGCACCGCCAGCCCGGCAATCAACGCATAGCCTAACCCCGCCTGTACGACGATCGCCAGGATCGCACCCCTGACACGGTCTTTCCTGCCGGATTGGGCAAAGCTCATACGGGCCCAACGCGCCACGCGCGGAATCGTTGGCAGCGAAAAGGGCGCCGGAACCGTAGTCCCGACGCCCTTCACTTATCTCAGCGAAACCGCGTCTGAAATCACTCGGCGGCGGCGGCACCCTTGGCCGGGCGCGTGTCGCGGCGCTCGGCGATACGTGCCGATTTGCCGGTGCGGCCACGCAGGTAATACAGCTTGGCACGACGCACGGCGCCCTTGCGGACGACTTCGATGCTGTCGATGTTCGGCGAATAAAGCGGGAACACGCGCTCCACGCCTTCGCCGAACGAAATCTTGCGCACGGTGAAGTTGCTGCCCATGCCCTTGTTCGACCGCGCGATGCACACGCCTTCGTAATTCTGGACGCGGGTGCGTTCACCTTCGACCACCTTCACGCCGACCTTCAGCGTATCGCCGGGGCGGAAGTCGGGGATCTTCTTGGTCTCGAGAAACTTCGCGATGTTCTCGGCTTCGATCGTCTGGATGAGATTCATCTCATTCGTCCTTCATTCGTCGTCGCGCGCCAGAGGGCGACTGGACCCGAGCGCCCTCATGACGCTCCCAAAGATCCGGCCGCCTTAGCCGTGTGTCGGTCTCGGCGATCGACTTGCGCCATGCCGAGATCCTCGCATGATCCCCCGATCGCAACACTTCGGGGATCGTGCGCCCTTCCCATTCATATGGTCGGGTATATTGCGGGTATTCGAGCAGGCCCCCTTCGAAGCTCTCGTCCACGCCGCTGGAAGCCGCGCCCATTACGCCGGGAAGCAGCCGAATGCAAGCGTCGAGCAGCACCAGTGCCCCCATCTCCCCACCGGACAGGATATAATCCCCGATCGACACCTGCTCGACCGCCCGCCCCTCGAAGATCCGCTCGTCGAACCCCTCGAACCGCCCGCACAGGATGGTCACGCCCTCGCCCGCCGCAAGATCGCGTACTTTCGTCTGCGTCAGCGGAATGCCGCGCGGTGTCATGGCCAGGATCGGGCGACCCGCCGGCGCGCTGTCGATCGCCGCCGCCAGGATATCGGCGCGCAGCACCATCCCCGCCCCGCCGCCCGCAGGCGTGCCGTCCACCGTGCTGTGCTTGTCCGTCGCGAAGTCGCGGATGTTGACCGCATCGAGGCTCCAGATCCCCTCGCCCAGCGCCCGCCCGGCCAGCGACGTGCCGAGCGGTCCGGGAAACATCTCCGGATACAGCGTCAGGACGGTCGCCGCGAAGGTCATCGCCGCGCCAGCCACCGCTGGAAATAGAAGGTTGCGAGCCAGCCGAGCAGGAACTCGACGACAGCCGCGATCGCGAAGACGAACGCCATCGCCATCGCCTGCTTGCAGGAATTCCCGGCGCAGCGCTCCGGGCTCGCCATGCTGGCGGAGGCGAACACGAAGGCGCACAACAGCAGGATGATCCCCGGCAGGATCGCCGCCGACACCCAACCGATCTTGAACGGCGGCCAGAGCGGCCGGAAGCGCCGGACGCCCAGGCTGATCACGGGGGCGAGCGCAATGATGATCAAGCCGAATATCAGGTCCATCGCCAATTCCTTCATTGTTGAGCCGACAGGGTGTCAGCCGATGTCACACGGTCCAATTCTCGACCCGAAGACCGGCGATATCGGCGAAATCGTGAACGTTGTTAGTGACTAGCGTGAGGCCGAGCGACAAGGCATGTGCGGCTATCAGGCGATCGAAGCTGTTGCGTTTGAACGGCAATGTCGCATAGCGGAGCGCGGAATCGCGATCGAACTCGACCAGCGCTACTTCGCGCAGAAAAGTCTCCAGCACTTCCATCAGCGGTGCCTTACGCCGCACAGAATTCTGTATCACCTGGCCGAGACTGATCGTCGATACGGCGAGGTCGCCCGCCTCGCACGCCGTCACGCGAGTAAACAAGGCGGGCTTGGTGCCGATCAACAGATCGATGATCGTATTGGAATCGAGCAGGAACTTCATTTCCGGTCGTTCGACCACCCCTGCCAGTCCGGATCATCCCAGCCGCGCGGCGAGTGATCGAACACGCGATCCTCCCGCAAAAGCGGTTCCAGACCCGGACATGATCCCCAGATCCCGGTCAGATCCACCTTGCGCCTGGGGGCCTCGACCGGCTCGATCCGGAACGACATCGGAGCTTCGCGGATCATGCGCAATTCGGTGCCCTCGGCGATGCCCATGCCCTTGGGCAGACGCAAAGCGACCGAATTGCCCGATTTGAACGTCCTACCGAGATATTCGTCACCCATGACGGCCTCCGTATACACGCAATGTATATACTAGACGATATACGCCCCGTCAACCACCAGCCGGTCCCCGTTCCAGTCCGGTACCGCATCGGCATTCATCGGCACCATGAAGCGTTTGCCGGCCTTGCCGCCCTCCGACGGCCGCTCGACCTCGATCACGTCCCCCGCCCCGAAATCGTCGATCGCCACGACGGTGCCGAGCGCCTCTCCCTCGGTCGACACTACGGACAGGCCCAGCAGATCGGCGTGGTAATATTCGCCCTCCGCCAGCGGCGGTAGCTCTGATCGCAGCACGGTCAGTTCCGTACCGCGCATCGCCTCGGCGGCGTTGCGATCGCTGACTTCGGCGATGCGCGCGATCGTCCCGTTGCTGCCATGGCGCGTGCTCTTCAACGTCAGCGTGCCGCCGTTGAAGCTTTTGTAGGCGCTCAAGTCCTCGGTGAAGAGCTTGAGACGGATTTCCCCCGTCACGCCATGCGCGCCGATCACGACGGCGAGCGTAACGGGGGAATCCCCACCCTTTCCGCTTGCGGAAGGGATTTCAGGCTGCATCAGCCCTCGGCCGGTGCCTGGGCCGACTTGCCCTCTGCGGTGTCGGCGGTGTCACCGGCATCGCTGTCCGGGGTCGCCTCGTTCGCGGTCGGCTCGGCGGCGGCGGCTTCGGCAACCGCTTCGGCTTCCGGGGTCGGTTCTGCGGTCGCAGCTTCGACTTCGGCGGCAGCGACGGCTTCGGCCTCGGCAGCCTGTGCCGCGGTCTTGGCTTCCTCGGCCTCGGCCAGCTTGGTCGCACGCTCTTCGGCGCGCTCGGTGGCCTTCTCGCCCGGCTTGCCCTTGTTCGGGTTGACGCGGGCCGCGCGCTCACGGACGCCGGCGACGTCGAGGAAGCGGGCGACACGATCGGTCGGCTGCGCGCCGACGCTCAGCCAATGCTTGGCACGATCGGAATCGAGCACGACGCGCTTCTCGTCGTCCTTGGCGAGCAGCGGGTTGTAGGTGCCGATCTTCTCGATGAACTTGCCGTCGCGCGGTGCGCGGGCATCGGCGACGACGATCTTGTAATACGGACGCTTCTTGGAACCGCCACGGGTAAGGCGAATGCTGACTGCCATTTTACTTCCTTCTTCTTCTATTCGTCACCCCAGCGAAAGCTGGGGTCTTTGGGTTGTAGGTCGCGCCATTGCCGTTTGAGATCCCAGCCTGCGCTGGGATGACGACAGCGGCTGGGGGTTATTTCTTCTTGTTGAGCAGATTTTCGAAGCCGGGCGGCAACTTGGCCTGACCGCCGCCGAGGCCGGGAAGGCCCCCGCCGCCGGCACCGCCGAGGCCGCCTAGGCCGCCAAGCCCACCGGCCCCGCCCATGCCACCGCCGCCGAAACCACCACCGCCCTTGCCGAACATCGCCGCCATGCCCTTCAGCCCGCCCATCTTGCGGATCTTCTTCATGGCGGAGGACATTTCGAGATGCATCTTGAGCAGTTTGTTCACGTCCTGCACGGTCGTGCCGCTGCCCTTGGCGATGCGGATCTTGCGCTTGGCGTTGATCAGATCGGGCTTGGTCCGCTCCTTCTGCGTCATCGACGTGATCATCGCATCCATGCGCAGCAGGATCTTCTCGTCCACGCCGCCGCCGGCCATCGCCGCCTTGGCCTTGGCCATGCCGGGGATCATGCCGGCCAGTGCCCCCAGCCCACCCATTCGGCGCATCTGCGCGAGTTGGCTGCGCAGGTCGTTCATGTCGAACTGGCCCTTGGCGAGCTTCGCCGCCATCGCCTCGGCCTCGTCCTGCTGGACGGCCTCCGCCGCGCGCTCGACCAGCCCGACCACGTCGCCCATGCCGAGGATGCGGCCCGCCACGCGCGACGGGTGGAACGCCTCCAGCGCATCCAGCTTCTCGCCCATGCCGGCGAACTTGATCGGCTTGCCGGTCACGGCCCGCATCGACAGCGCCGCGCCGCCGCGCGCATCGCCGTCCATCCGGGTCAGCACGACACCGGTCAGCGGCACCTGATCGGAGAAGTTCTTCGCGACGTTGACCGCGTCCTGGCCGGTCAGCGCATCGACGACCAGCAGGATCTCGGTCGGCTGCGCGACATCGGCGACGGCGCGCATCTCGTCCATCAGCGCCTGATCGACATGCAGTCGGCCGGCGGTATCGAGCATCAGGACGTCATAGCCCTGCAGCTTCGCCGCCTGCAGCGCGCGGCGGGCGATCTCCACCGGTTGCTGCCCGGTGATGATCGGCAGCGTCTGCACATCGGCCTGCGTGCCCAGCACGGCGAGCTGTTCCTGCGCGTTCGGGCGATTGACGTCGAGCGACGCCATCAGCACCTTCTTGCGCTCGCGCCCAGCCTTGCCCCCGCTCAGCCGCAAAGCGATCTTCGCGGTCGTTGTCGTCTTGCCCGAGCCCTGCAGGCCGACCATCATGATCACGGCCGGCGGCGTGACGCCGAGTTCCAGTTCCGACGCATCCGAGCCGAGCATCTCGACCAGCGCATCGTTGACGATCTTGACGACCTGCTGCCCCGGCGTGACCGAGCGCAACACGTTCTGGCCGATCGCCTGTTCCGTCACCTTCTCGACGAAGTCGCGCGCCACCGGCAGCGCGACGTCCGCCTCGAGCAGAGCGACGCGAACCTCGCGCATCGCCGCGCGCACGTCCGCCTCGGTCAGCGCACCGCGGCCGCGCAACCGATCGAACACACCGCCAAGACGGTCGCTCAGGCTTTCGAACATCAAGAACCTTTCGTTTCGATCCACCCGTCTTCGATCGAACGCAAAAGACGCCGGCGGACGAAACCTCGTCGGCCGGCGTAGCCCTTGGGCTGCCTTTCACGCTTCTGTCCGGGGACAAGCGGTCGCGGCGGCTGTTAGCGGAAGTCGGATGCGGGCGCAACCTCCACCCGCTTTAACCCCATCTATACTCTGCCTGCCGCACAGAACACGCTTCACCGACCATAAGGCACGCAACCGCATGGCGTTAGACCCAGATGATCTGCCCGGCAGCCCGCCACCCCGCACCACCGCGCGCCGCGACGTCCTGAACGGCGCGATCACCGTCGCGGCGATCCTGCTGTTCGTCGGCACCGGGTCCGCCGTCCTGTCGATGATGCTGCGCAATTACTTCGCCGGTCAGAACGGACCGGACCAGACCTTGGTCATCGCCCTGTTGCTGAACGTCGCGCTGATCCTGTTCGGCTGGCGCCGCCATCACGAACTGGCGCAGGAGGTGACGGTGCGCACCGCCGCCGAGGAACGCGCGCAGACCCTCGCCTCCAAGGATCCGCTGACCGGCTTCCTCAACCGCCGCTGCCTGGCCGAGGAGGGGGCCGCGATGTTCGTCCGCGCCGAAAAGCGCGGCAAGGCGATGGCGCTGATGATGCTCGATCTCGACCACTTCAAGACCGTCAACGACATGCACGGCCACGCCGCCGGAGACGCCCTGCTCAAGCTGGTGGCGGACGAGATCGCCGCCGCCATGCCCTCGGTCGCGCTCACCGCGCGGCTCGGCGGGGACGAATTCGCCTGTGCGTTCGTGTTCGATCCCGAACATCCCGATACGGTCGAGCGCGTCGCCGAACGCCTGATCAGCCGCATCGCGCAGCCGCTGCATGTCGATGGGCTGCAGGTGCACATCTCCGCCTCGGTCGGCGTGGCGCGCTCCGATTTCGACTGCGGCAGCATCGACGCGTTGATGCGTTCGGGCGATATCGCGATGTATGCGGCGAAGAATTCGGGCCGCAACCGCTTCGCCTGGTTCGATCAGTCGATGGAGCGCGACCTGCAGGCGCGCAACGATCTGGAAAGCGGCCTTCGCGCGGCGATCCCACGGCAGGAGATCGTGCCCTATTTCGAACAGCAGATCGATCTCACCACCGGTCGCCTCAGCGGCTTCGAGGTGCTGGCGCGCTGGGAACATCCGGTGCGCGGGCTGATCCTGCCGGATCGCTTCATCCCGATCGCCGAGGAAACCGGCATGATCGCCGATCTGTCGCTGTCGATCATGCGCCAGGCGTTCCTGGCCGCGCGCGATTGGGATCCCGCCTTGTCGCTGTCGGTCAACATCTCGCCGTGGCAGCTCAAGGACGCGTGGCTGGCGCAGAAGATCATCAAGGTGCTGACCGAAACCGGCTTCCCCGCCAACCGGCTGGAGATCGAGATCACCGAAAGTGCGCTGTTCGACAATCTCGCACTGGCGCAGTCGATCGTCGGCAGCCTGAAGAACCAGGGCATCGGCCTCGCGCTCGACGATTTCGGCACCGGCTATTCCAGCCTCGCGCATCTCCGCGCGCTGCCGTTCGACCGGATCAAGATCGACCGGAGCTTCATCATGTCGATCAACGACAATGCCGAGAGCGCGGCGATCGTCAACGCGATCACCCGGCTGGGCGACAGCCTGAACCTGCCGATCACCGCCGAGGGCATCGAGGAAGCGAGCGTCGAGGAACGCCTGCGCGCGCTGGGCTGCGCGAAGGGCCAGGGTTATCTCTACGGCCGGCCGATGAGCGTTTCGAACGTCCGCCGCCTGCTCGCCGAGAAGCGCCTGCTGCGCACCGGTGGCGATGCCGCCGGCGAGACCATGCGGCCGGACCAGCGCCGGACCGGCTGACCCGCCGCTACCAATCCCCCTGCCCGCTGGCCAGGAACGCGGTTTCGTCATCGGTGGACACCCGGCCAAGCGCCGCGTTTCGCCCCGGAAACCGCCCGAACCGCGCGATCGCGTCGGCATGGTCGCGCGCATATTTCAGGTTGTTCGCGTTACCCAGCGCGGTGAAGCACGCGACGCTCTCCGCCTGCGCCTCCTCATCCTCGGCATGCATCAACGGCATGTAGAGGAATGCGCGCTGTTCGGGCGGCACGCTGCGGTCCCAGCCTTTCGAGATCGCCATCCGCGTCAGGTCCAGCGCCAGCGGATCGGCGGCAAACGCTTCGGCCTGCCCGCGAAACAGGTTGCGCGAGAATTGATCGAGGACGATCACGGCAGCCAACAGCGTCTCCGGATCGCCGCGCCATCCCTCCGCCCGGCTCGCCACGATTCCGTCGCGGACGCGCGCGAATCGATCCGCGATCGCCGCATCGAGCGCATCGTCGCGGGCGAACCACTTGTCTTCCGGAACTTCCCCGAACCAGAAGTCGATCACCTCGAGGGCGTCGTCGTGGACTTCGCCTGGGTTCGCAACTAGATCACCGGCCATGTCCATCTCCCCGGCTGCAACAGGCGCCGATCCCGACATCATCAGTCTCGGCTGCCGCCTCAACATCGCGGAGAGCGAAACGATCCGCGCGCTCGTGTCCGGGCGCGACCTGGTCGTCGTCAACAGCTGCGCCGTCACCAACAATGCCGTGCGCGAGACTCGCGACCGCATCCGCAAGGCGCGGCGCGATCGGCCCGGCGCGGAGATCGTGGTGACCGGCTGCGCCGCGCAGATCGATCCGGCGGGTTTCGCCGCGATGCCCGAGGTCGACCGCGTCGTCGGAAATGCCGAAAAGCTGACCCCCGCCGCCTGGGCCTCGCGCGAAGCGGTGATCGTCGGCGACATCATGGCGGTGCGCGATACCGCCCCGCACCTCGCCGCCGCGTTCGCCGCGCATGCCCGCGCCTTTGTCGAGGTGCAGAATGGCTGCGATCATCGCTGCACCTTCTGCGCGATCCCGTTCGGGCGCGGCAACAGCCGTTCGGTGCCCGCCGGCGCGGTGGTGGATCGCATCGCCGGTCTGGTCGATGCCGGCCACCGCGAGATCGTGCTGACCGGCGTGGACCTGACGAGCTACGGCCCGGACCTGCCCGGCGCACCGACGCTCGGCCTGCTGGTCGAACGCATCCTGCGCCACGTGCCGAGCCTCGAACGCCTGCGCCTGTCCTCGCTCGACGGGATCGAGATCGACGACCGGCTGTTCGACCTGCTGACCGGAGAGGCGCGCGTGATGCCGCATGTCCACCTGTCGCTTCAGGCGGGCGACGACATGATCCTCAAGCGCATGAAGCGCCGCCACTCCCGCGCGCAATCGGTGGCTTTGGTCGAACGGCTCAAGACCGCCCGCTCGGAGATCGCGATCGGCGCGGACCTGATCGCGGGATTTCCCACCGAAGACGATGCGATGGCCGCCAACACGCTGGCGCTGATCCACGATTGCGACATCGTTCACGCGCACATCTTCCCGTATTCGGAGCGCGCCGGCACGCCCGCCGCGCGGATGCCGCAAGTGCCGATCCCGGTGCGCAAGGCACGCGCCGCCCGGTTGCGCGCGGCCGGTGCCGAACGTCGGGCGGCGTGGCTGGGGGGCATGATCGGCACGACACAAGAGATTCTGATCGAGCGGCCCGGCGACCGTGGCCACACCCCCAATTTCGCCGAAGTGCGCTGCGACACCCTCGCCGTCGGCAGCATCCAGGAAGTAAGCATCACCGGAATGACCGACACCCATCTCCTCGCCAAGGCCCTCTCCACCCACCATCGTCATCCCGGCGAAGGCCGGGATCTCGATGAGGCGAGGTTGACGCCCACCCCACGAGACCCCAGCCTGCGCTGGGGTGACGCGAAGCGGGAGGCTTTGGCATGAGCACCGCCTGGCACAACAAGCTGCTCGGCGGCTTCAAGCGCACGTCCGATCGCCTGATCGGCAACCTCGCCGGCCTGGGCGCGGCGCGCCTCGACGACGCTCAGCTCGATGACATCGAGGAAGCGCTGATCGCCTCCGATCTCGGCCCCGAGACCGCCGCGCGCATCCGCGCCCGCCTCGCCGAGGGCAGCTTC from Sphingomonas sp. Leaf357 carries:
- a CDS encoding type II toxin-antitoxin system VapC family toxin — its product is MKFLLDSNTIIDLLIGTKPALFTRVTACEAGDLAVSTISLGQVIQNSVRRKAPLMEVLETFLREVALVEFDRDSALRYATLPFKRNSFDRLIAAHALSLGLTLVTNNVHDFADIAGLRVENWTV
- a CDS encoding DNA-3-methyladenine glycosylase I; this encodes MTRTRCPWAESTPVMQAYHDEEWGVPERDSRALWEKLQLDGFQAGLSWSIILNKRDAFREGFAGFDPEKVARFDDSDVARLVVDPRIIRSRAKIEAVIGNARAYLAMRDAGEDFSAFVWGMAGGAPIRGDGLHAPAKTPLSEEMSKALKARGFKFVGPVIVYAWMQACGIVDDHVAGCWRR
- the rpsP gene encoding 30S ribosomal protein S16; the protein is MAVSIRLTRGGSKKRPYYKIVVADARAPRDGKFIEKIGTYNPLLAKDDEKRVVLDSDRAKHWLSVGAQPTDRVARFLDVAGVRERAARVNPNKGKPGEKATERAEERATKLAEAEEAKTAAQAAEAEAVAAAEVEAATAEPTPEAEAVAEAAAAEPTANEATPDSDAGDTADTAEGKSAQAPAEG
- the ffh gene encoding signal recognition particle protein → MFESLSDRLGGVFDRLRGRGALTEADVRAAMREVRVALLEADVALPVARDFVEKVTEQAIGQNVLRSVTPGQQVVKIVNDALVEMLGSDASELELGVTPPAVIMMVGLQGSGKTTTTAKIALRLSGGKAGRERKKVLMASLDVNRPNAQEQLAVLGTQADVQTLPIITGQQPVEIARRALQAAKLQGYDVLMLDTAGRLHVDQALMDEMRAVADVAQPTEILLVVDALTGQDAVNVAKNFSDQVPLTGVVLTRMDGDARGGAALSMRAVTGKPIKFAGMGEKLDALEAFHPSRVAGRILGMGDVVGLVERAAEAVQQDEAEAMAAKLAKGQFDMNDLRSQLAQMRRMGGLGALAGMIPGMAKAKAAMAGGGVDEKILLRMDAMITSMTQKERTKPDLINAKRKIRIAKGSGTTVQDVNKLLKMHLEMSSAMKKIRKMGGLKGMAAMFGKGGGGFGGGGMGGAGGLGGLGGLGGAGGGGLPGLGGGQAKLPPGFENLLNKKK
- a CDS encoding DUF418 domain-containing protein — protein: MNDVTMTTATEPDGAPRVAGLDILRGIAILGILFMNINDMGGSLWASFDDPRHLGWSQADQVAWFMRDIFANGTARCMLEMLFGVGMVILTDRAAGALQTSAERPDGWFRTSLHVLFGDWAVMRSYYARNLVLFLFGLVHIFILLWPGDILHTYGIAALVAFLFRRLGPKTLLGLGLIMAVMQLCGGGYSIYQAQTRIAMSAQLQAKRDAGQKLTPKETKDLAKATEKKTERAKNKAETAKRVGLEDKARLDATGTFMTWAASAWGVILFIWGVGDSVGPGMFLEPLFVWEAASTMLIGAALFKWGVIQGQRSRGFYLWTMLIAYAVGFGGRAYTAYLTTRWDDYPHMIYSTGEVTRLSTTLGHISAVYLLLGTAFGARLLKPFEAAGRTALTIYIGQTIICLWVLYPPFALGLYGQQGWMALMLTALAVNALLLLAANWYVRNYAIAPVEWAWRSIIARRVLSIGKRRKTGDNPLPGAIPAS
- the rimM gene encoding ribosome maturation factor RimM (Essential for efficient processing of 16S rRNA), with protein sequence MQPEIPSASGKGGDSPVTLAVVIGAHGVTGEIRLKLFTEDLSAYKSFNGGTLTLKSTRHGSNGTIARIAEVSDRNAAEAMRGTELTVLRSELPPLAEGEYYHADLLGLSVVSTEGEALGTVVAIDDFGAGDVIEVERPSEGGKAGKRFMVPMNADAVPDWNGDRLVVDGAYIV
- the trmD gene encoding tRNA (guanosine(37)-N1)-methyltransferase TrmD, which produces MTFAATVLTLYPEMFPGPLGTSLAGRALGEGIWSLDAVNIRDFATDKHSTVDGTPAGGGAGMVLRADILAAAIDSAPAGRPILAMTPRGIPLTQTKVRDLAAGEGVTILCGRFEGFDERIFEGRAVEQVSIGDYILSGGEMGALVLLDACIRLLPGVMGAASSGVDESFEGGLLEYPQYTRPYEWEGRTIPEVLRSGDHARISAWRKSIAETDTRLRRPDLWERHEGARVQSPSGARRRMKDE
- the rplS gene encoding 50S ribosomal protein L19; translated protein: MNLIQTIEAENIAKFLETKKIPDFRPGDTLKVGVKVVEGERTRVQNYEGVCIARSNKGMGSNFTVRKISFGEGVERVFPLYSPNIDSIEVVRKGAVRRAKLYYLRGRTGKSARIAERRDTRPAKGAAAAE
- a CDS encoding TonB family protein, which codes for MSFAQSGRKDRVRGAILAIVVQAGLGYALIAGLAVHFPQVARDSLAAFNLLPPRPPPPKEILKPHKVVSRKAEGAASPPNLRSKATEVVAPQPIIPPPVPPPIPVAEKPGVGNQATAGKANVIGPGTGSGGQGDGTGNGRSGDGDGDGGREIPPRQTKGEIGRGDWPFDIAEAGIGGKVSVRYLVTLSGRAANCVVTRSSGSRELDLLTCRLIEQRFRFKPSRDANNRPVESQIVQDHYWINQPGE